From the genome of Eublepharis macularius isolate TG4126 chromosome 4, MPM_Emac_v1.0, whole genome shotgun sequence:
gtgtggttctcggaagcttacgcTGCAATGGGGTAGGTTAGTCTTAGAAGTCCATAAAAAGGACATTCATTGCACTGTCCTCTTCTGCCCCAGTAAGCAAACTCCATTTGCGACTTGAGATGAAGGTGAGGGAGGTGAaggtgagggaggggaaatgggACACCGCTCAGCTGGACACTCAGGCTGGGAGGAGGAGGGCACATCTGTCTTCCCTCTGCACAGATGACCCCTGGCTAGGGTGGCAGGTCAGTCACACGGGTGGGGAGGAGAAATGCGCACCCGCTTTCTCTCAGCACTGATGACCCCTGGCCAGGGTGGCAGCTCAGCCACCAGTGCAGGGAGCTCTGCCCAGCTGATTCCTGGAGTTGCTAAAttctttttaaggtgctactggacaccttACTAAACGCAGTGCGGCTTGAAAAGCATGTACTGCTGTAGTTCCGGGCTTTATCCAAACAGAGGGCTATTTGTCCTGCTGGTGCCAGCCTCCACCGCCTGGCTCTGGGCCAGTACGGGTTGAGTACTCTGATTTGGATagctggcaggggggaggagACACTTATGGGTGGCTgagatggtaaagagtccagtagcacctttaagactaacaatcTTTATAGTGGCTTTAATGTTGGAGAACCATAgtcctcttcatcagaggaaCGTTGATGAGCCCTCAGGGTGGCTCAAAGATCCACCAGGGCTgatggccacacacacacacacccagtgcctGGAGCTGGCTTGCTAGCCAGATGCGGGGAGGGAgtgtggaaggagggaaggaaggagcaggAGAGCCAGAGCGCCCGGGTCACACAGGGAAGGCCCTGCGCTGGCTCCTGGAGGTGGGTCCACTCTGCCTCTAGGCACCACTGGAGATGGAGCCCTGCCTCGCTCCCTGCTATCCCATTCCAATGTGGAAatatcctttcccctccccccttttcccctgaagaagtgagcagtgagtCACGAAATCTCATACCCGGTAACAAATGTCAGCATTACAGGTGTAACTGGACGCTAGCTCATTTTGACTGGTATCTGGAGAATTGAGCAGTGAGCCCTGTAGAAGTCATTGATGAAGAggcctgtggttctcgaaagcttatactactataaaattggttagtcttaaggttgctactggactctttattgattttatactacaggctaacacagctacctcctCTGTATCTACGGCTGAGATTTTTTCCTTTGGAGTTTCCTAGGGTGAAGACTTTCCCGTATGGTCAGCTGGTATCGGTATAATGTTATAAGCATACACAAAACCCTCTCCCACTCTGTGGATTTCAGAATGTTGGTTGCCCACATGATGCagccttattaaaaaaaaaaacccttaaaaagtGTAACGCTGGAGTAAGGTTGTAAGTAACCGGAGGAGGAACGTTGATGATCCCTCAGGGGACTTTCTCATTTCTGCCCTTAGCCCCGCTGGAGCTGAGGCGTGTCTCTTGACagagtgggcggggggggggagcagggctcACAGAGCATCAGGCTTGTCGCCCCCTgtgtctcagccctccccagacccctcctcagctctccccagaccccccttggccctccacctgccaaccctccccagacccctcctgcctttcagcTTTCTCCAGACCCCCATTGCCCTCCTCCTGCCAGCCCTTCTTGGACCCCTCCTGTCTCAGCCCTttccagaccccccttgcccctccccctgccaaccctccccagacccctcctgtctggggagggttggcagggggaggggcaagggggtctggaaaGGGCTGAGACAGGAGGGGTCCAAGAAGGGCTGGCAGGAGGGCCCCTCCTCTACCagtatttattaaaaagaaaaatgttcacACACACTATTCTCAAGCAGAGCCTCAGGTTGAGCGAGGGATGATAAAAGAAAGGTATAAACAAGCAGTTCCTCTGCTTCTTGCTCTTTACATGTCTTTGCTGATGTGATTCAAAGGCAGGCTCTGTTATGTAAAGCCTAGAAACCTCCCACTGCAGATTTAGGCCTGCAGCCCACAACATAGCAATGGCCACTGCCTCTGTGAATCAGGGGAGACATGCTCCTAGCTCAGTGGAATCTGTCAAAAAGAACATTTCCCCTCAATGTGAAGGGATTTTTGACCTCCATTTGCCCACTCCCTGAGAGGGAGGAAGATGACAGAAGCTTTTCCTGTAGTCCCCAGGGAAAGTCTTTCTAGCACTTCAAACCTCTCAATTTACCTCCCTGTAAGATGTCTTTGACCTGTCAGACTATCAGCACCTTAAAACGCCTAACTGGATGTGGCTGGAGAGCTTCCCACATCCTTcctgttctcagctaagagagAGAAGCATTTCAAAATGAAGATGAAGATTTTAGTACAGTCCCAatctctaaattaaaaaaaaaaaaattctccagagTAACcatggaaagcaaaaaaaaaaaaaaaaccctggtaggAAACAGCATAAATGCTCAAACTCTGAAAACAGCTTTTGCCACGATCAAAGCCTCCAACACATGTCAGAGGGAAGAAAGCAAACATGTACTCGGAAGGAGATTGGCTGCCAGTTTTGTCCTCCTTAACCATCGACCAATTGTTGCTATACATGTGAGGACTGTATAAGCAGCAAAGGTGTCTCCTCGTTGACACAGAATAAACACATGTAGGGATATGCACTTCTGGTTCGGGATTTGAGTTTTTAACCCGAAGCGCCTAATTTGGCAAGATTCAGAATTACCTAATCAGCCACAGCATTGCTGGACTGATTCGGTAGGGCCAAAGCCAAACTTGCCAAAATGCTTTGGGATTCTTCGTTAAGCTTCAGGAAGTGCAACAGCAATCTTTCTCTTGCCATTATGACAAGAGAATAAGTGCTTCCCTACGTTTTTGTGCCTTTTTAGCCAATGGGGCGGGGGATGAGAGGGTTGGAGTAGAGTGAGATGCAGAATGGGGACGAGggaggggatcagggaagggggttgtgaatagggatgtgcaatttggtattctgattaggttaaagttaccgaatcagggccgtttcagttttttcagtattactgaaacttttcTGAATACCAAAAATTTTGGTAATATTGAATCAGAGATTGCCGAATCGATTAGAGATGATTCGGGTCAATTCGGCAATCAAAGAATTTGCTAGCCGTTCGTATTTCCTCCAGGtttctgggagcctggggggcattttctgtccgaatcacaccaaattTGGTGaacaccttctcctaactctcctctaactatcccccaagtttcagaaagaaggtgcccccatcctcctacactctccatagttctctatggggaaaaacaagtcatctttctaggtggcttggggtggcattttgcaagcaaaatgcacccaactttcaggggacctgctcccacctgtcctcccaccctccaccaagtttcaggctgattccactgggggggggcattttatggcctcccaaagaacatgcccctatccacctccactccactattccctatgggggaaataagagaggcttgtttGCTAGAGGGCCATCTCCCACCAGtcatcccaccctccaccaaggcccaagctgatcccactttgccCAAAgatcccaaagatgctgctcttgccccccctttctccattatttcctatgggggaaataagagaggcttgtctagctaggggtggcattttgtatgccaaatgcccccaaccttcagaggcccatctcctacctgtcctcccaccctccaccaaggctcaacccgatcccacttgggggggcattttatgtccccccaaaggtggttctcctgccacaccactttgtctttctactgtggggaagacttccacactgcagaaacacatgggattggggctgccaatggccacagccacagcccacctgcacccaaactgccaaataccacacacaccctctcccaAACCTAacttcccctgtcctgtggccagccactttctattgattcctgttatgggaaaatctcccacagtaGGAACCCACAGattgtggcatctatggccacaggcacagtcccccttttaaatccaccccccacagctcCACACTGACCCACCCTCCCGaacattcccacaccagccactaccccaggaggaGACtagccagccgtcccccattgttccctgtgatgggaacttttaaactctctttcccagggcaattatgcacagcccacgtgtgccacaatggtgggcacactcctgagtatgagcttgtccctgtgaaagagcacctgaaccacagacaccctcccccaaattcccccaccacctacagagatggctggccagccagccccattgttccctatgatgggaaccaactgcacaacaaagaataaaatgcaaacacacactgaataaagttttttaaaaattattttctcactttcaaagtacaagtaggcaaagcattgtgacacattacaccagcagtcccccacacagaaaaataacacaactcacttaacatcagagaatcacaaaaacacaattccggtcaaaaacactttatttctttaactgctgtaggttacacagcaggggggcacaccaaagggcatgccagcattcccctacacaaaaataacacaactcacttaacatcagagaatcacaaaaacaattcctgaaaaaacactttatttcttgaacagctttagattacactgcaggggggcacaccaaagggcatgccagcagtatcttgcACAAAAAATTACACAACTCACTTGACATCAGAGACTCAcagaaacacaattcctgtcaaaaacactttatttctttaactgctctaggttacacagtaggagggcacaacagggcataaaagcagtctactacacaaaaataacacaactcacttcacatcagaatcccccaaaacacaattgctgtcaaaaccagtgaagtgagttgtgttattttgtgtcgTAGACTGCTTTTAGTAGACTGAGCATAAGCAAAGTGATGCCAACTCATCCTTTCATCTGCGGGATAAGACAGGGGAGTTTCCTGGTGGGGCCTAAAAGAAAGTCACGTTTCTCCAACTCTTTCTAAAATAATATTAAGGCACACGCGTTAAAACAAGCCCCCAACCCTCTTTTTCTCGAAGGACTGGAGAGGGTTAAAGTGACAAAGTTTCAATTTCTAGAGAGGTtgcaaaaggaggagagagaggctgAAGCCTCCAACTTCCTGTTTTGGGGCTGGAGGTTTGCTTGGAGGAGAGCGGCAGGACTGAGGCTGGAGCCGGACTGGGGCATGCCTGGAAAGGTaaagcaaagaaaagaaagaggctgctcctgttcaaaactgtatataaagagagaaaagactcacaggagccactattcaaaacccatttgaatatataataacaatcaaatatattaatgcatttactattcaatgttattgatcacagtcaaaaatattaatgcatttactactcaatattataaagcatatatgagctattcaataaagttagtccagGTTTTCCatcgtgtatatatgtgtgttctttggccacaaggaacagcagaatcttcacaaagtcttcttgaacgaaaaattaccaggtggaacaggttccaaagcaaattagaaattagccacgcccaatctggggccggctaaactcagatttcgtccccttcttcaggggcgtggttcatAACTGTTCCATTCACTATTATTCAATTTCAATTGGCAAAGACGCTTGTTTTTCCCCAGCACCTGGACGGCAGCAGTTGTATCTGCGCAGGAGAAGGTAATTTTTCGTttaagaagactttgtgaagattcTGCTGTTCCTTGTGGCCAAAGAACATATATACACGATGGAAACCctggactaactttattgaatagctcatatatgctttataatattgagtagtaaatgcattaatatttttgactgtgatcaataacattgaatagtaaatgcattaatatatttgattgttattatatattcaaatgggttttgaatagtggctcctgtgagtcttttctctctttatatacagtGGAAAGGTAAAGCGGCGGGCGGGAAAGGAGAAGCTCCGGCCGGCCTCGCAGGGCCATCTTTCTGGGCCCCACGTGCAGAGCAGGGCCGGGAAGGAGGGGGTCAGGCCggccccttctctgctcctaaggAGGGAGGGCGGTTCTGGTCCGGCCCCCTTGAATCAGGGACTGGGTTGGCTCTGAAGCAAGGAGCAAGAGGGGGTCAGGTTTCCCTCCAGATTCCTTTGCAGCTCTATAGTTCAAAAACCTCTGATAAAACCTCCAGAGCGGAGGGGGCTGGATTTGGCTCTTGTACAATGACCGTTTCGTGAGGTACAAAATCTGGCTTGTCATCGGActatgaccgggggggggggtggctagaGAGACAGGGGGGGGCCTGAATCTCCTGGGTCTCTCTACCTTTGCTGATATCCTCCAAGTGGCTAAAGGCTCCCTGGTGGTCTGGCAGGGGTGGAGTAAATGGCCACGTTTcaattatttaattatatttttatttatttgcttcataacatcatctttcttcccagtggtggcccaagcagcttacattgttctcttttccagttttcctcacaacagccttgtgaggtgggttaggctgagagggtgtgactggcctaaggtcacccagcaagcttccatggcagaaccgGGATTTGAAACAGGGCCTTCCCGATTGTAGTCTGATACTAACcactaagagccccgtggcgcagagtggcagtactgcagcccaagctctgctcaggacctgagttcgatcctggcggaagctgggttcaagtagctggctccaCCTCATATTTCACACCTTAAAATCAACCACAGAATCCAAACAACACTGAAACCATTTAAACACTTAGagagtgatgtattgtcgaaggttttcacggccagagaacgatggttgttgtggattttttgggctgtatagccgtggtcttggcattgtagttcctgacatttctccagcagctgtgactggcactggcgtttctttagtgcccgttccgggctgtttgtgctgttccgggacctttttggcatggaaagggttaatacaAGCACACCAGTTCAGcattttcatttccaaaatattgttctggagtgtctctaacacatcccattgttttttgtggtactggcatgtctttagtgcctgttccggcgcgttccggcttttaccccgtCCCAGATTCCTTCCTTGCTTTGGAATAGGGTCCCTTCAACCTCCTTTCCCACTGGCCTCTGAGCATAAACAAAGAGATCATGATATCTCTCatctcaaaagacagagatctttcataaCAAAGTGATGCCAGCTAATCTTTTCATCTCCGGGATAAGACGGGAGTTTCCTGGTGGGGCCTAAAAAAAGAGTCACATTTCTCCCAACTTTCTAAAATGATATTAAGCCATGCACCTTAAAATAAGGACACCACGTCCAAGGACTGGAGAGGGTTAAAGTGACAAAGTTTCATTTCCTAGAGAGGTtgcaaaaggaggagagagactgaAGCCTCCAACTTCCTGCTTTTGAGCTGGGGGTTTGCTTGGAGGAGAGCGGGAGGACTGAGGCTGGAGCCGGACCGGGGCATGCCTGGAAAGGTAAAGAGCGGCGGGCGGGAAGGGAGAAGCTCCGGCAGGCCTCGCAGGGCCATCTTTCTGGGCCCCACGTGCGGAGCAGGGCCGGGAAGGAGGGGGTCAGGCCGGCCCCTTCTCTGCTCCCAAGGAGGGAGGTCGGTTCTGGTCCGGCCCCCTTGAATCAGGGACTGGGTTGGCTCTGAAGCAAGGAGCAAGAGGGGAATCAGGATTCCCGCCAGGCCGGGAACAGACTCTTCTTCTTTCGTGCTGTCCTCTGTAGGTGGTGCTTGGATTGGGAGGACGGGATCTCATTGGGGTGGAGGTGTGGCGGGGCCGTAGTTCGGGGATTAAGTAGCTGCCTTGAATCCAGGAAGCTTCCAGTTCAATCCCAGGGAGCCCCTTCTGAAGCGAACCCAAAAACGTGGTTGGAAAAGCCTCCTGAAACCACTCTGGATCGGGCAGGGGTGTTGTTGGTGGCCTGAAGGTATAAAGTAGCTTCATGGGAGCCTCTGTGTGCTGAATTCGCTGCTTTTTAGAAGTGTGATGTGTTAATGCAGGACAGATCGGGGGAAACTTCTAATTCTGTCACGTAAAACAAATTCCAAACTTTAAAATGAGAATTTAAATGTATTCATTTAACAAATTATGTATGTAAAATCACATTgatataattttataatttaaGTATCTGACAAGTCCAAAGACAAACAGAGAACACAATACCACTTTTATCTGTTCTTTcagtttctgcttctgtctctttcttACAGAAAGAATCTGAGTCTTGAACACTGTAATTCATTTCTACAGTTTGTTGTGGAAAAATATCACAGAGCAATTCCCCAATatgaaaacagaatggcaagATATGAAAATAGGGGAGGGACCAGCAGGGAGGGGAATGGCTGCTCATGACCTCCAGGCTGGGAGTATCAGAGGATTCCTTCGGAGGAGGCCAAGAGATCATCCAGCAGCAGAGGGTTCCCTTTCCCTggcacagtgggaagcccagtggCAGGAGTTCCTCAGGACACTGGAAAGCCCTCACTCTGGATGGGGAAGCCCACACTTGCCAGCAAAACCTTCACCCTGGGATGATGCCAAGGCCTTTCTGGCCTCCTTTGAGCAAGTGGCTGAAGCCTGTCAGTGGCCCCAGGAAGAGTGGGTGACCCGACTCCGGCCAGCCCTTAGTGGAGAAGCTGAGCAGGCCTTTAACAGTCTGGATGTCAGAGACAGAGAGGATTATGGGAAGGTGAAGGCAGCCATCTTGCGAGGGGATGTCCTGAGCCGGGAGAAGCAACGTCAGCAGTTCAGGCGTTTCTGCTACCAGGAGGCCGAGGGGCCACGGGGGGCTTACAGCCAACTCCGGGAAATGTGCCGTGGGTGGCTAAGAGTGGAGAAGCACAGCAAGGAGCAGATCCTGGAGCTCTTgatcctggagcagctgctgaCTGTCCTGCCCCCAGAGATCCGGAGCTGGGTGAGCGAAGGCGGCCCTGAGAGctgctcccaggcagtggccctggctgAAGAGTTCCTCTTACGGCAGGAGACGCAGGTGAGGCCCTTTGCCTGGGAGGCTCCTTTGTTCACGAGTGAGACCGGAAGACGATCTCCTCCCATCTCCCTCCTCCTGAACAGTTTGGGGTCTGCAGATAAGTTTGGGGCCTTTTCGGTGGTGTTGCCTTCTTCTCGGCCTTCATTGCCCTGGAGTTTACTCTGTCCCGTTTATTTCACTTGTTTCAGAAATctgttctgaaaaaaaaaaattcttaaaagggAATCTGACCATCATGAACGGGTTTAATTCGTATTAATGGCCCATCCTGAGTAGTTCTAAATATTAGTAGCACCTGCAGCCTGATGCTTTATTTTCATGTAAGtgttttctttttactttttgtTTATATTAAAATCTCTACAGATTGTGTGCATGAATCAAGATAGAAGGTAACTGGAAACCGAATCGATTATCGGGCTAAACTCTTTTCCCTCCTGGGTTGCCTGCAATGAACCAGGCTGGCTCaggttatttttgttttgcaatgTGGTGCTCAGAAGTTCCTATACTTTTTCAAGAAATTCTTCCTTAATTTCTCTCCATTAAATACCAATGAATTAGCTACGGTCAGGGTGGGGTACGGAACCGTCCGCTctgtctgccccccctcccctttgttgcTCTTCCCTGAAAGGGTCCCTCTCTGCTGTTGCAGGTTCTCTTGGAGGAGGCATCTGGGAGGGTCTCTGAGGCAGGCCAGGATCCGTGTGAGGCTGAGCAGGGGCAGCTCACGAGGGGCCTCAAGGAAGAGGAGGATGGAGAAGCCAGCCCGCTAGGTGAGGAGGGAGTGGAGGTCTTCTCGGGCCTGAGATCTGGGCCCCTCAGAAGCTCCTTCTGGGGATGAGCTCTGCAGTGGCTTTGATCCATTTCAGCACTGCAGTAATCTTAGATACTAGATATTAAAAGGAAAAGGGCTAGTCACTTAAGGACCAAAGGCCCATCAGGTCTTTCCTGCAGTGATCTGCTAGGTGCCTCCAGGCCTGCCCTGCCCCCCAACAATTGACAAACCTTCCCAAAACAATGAGGGTCCCCTTTGAACTGTGGCATTAACTTGGTGAGGTCCTGGCTCCCAGAAAAGGTGTTTTTGGGAGGCTGGAAAATATGGGGAAGCTGTCTGTCCAGATGCTGGACTGGATTTTATGATAACTTCTTGTATTTAATCATCGATGTCAGAAAATCAAGACCTGAGCAGCAAGTAAAAGAGGAATGTTAGGAGAAAGATTCCTAACTCCTTTTTTTCCTTAATGTACCTATATGGAGTTTTGGGGAGGTCACAGATACAGAATTTAAAATGTGCTGTACTGAATGGCCTGGCTGGGTAAAAGGTTCAACAAGCTGCTCAGTTAGGGGGGATGTTGTGGAGGAATCCTACTATATgtaaggctaagcgtattcaacacaagtcacttcctaccctggtgcaccacagaGGTCGCTACGATGAtggaaagcccagatgaggcaaccAGACCTCCAGACAGCGTGCTACTGCGGGAAGCCCAGGATTTGgctcaatgcctgcccccactttctcccagctgggatcaagagcaaagtaggtggcaatgcctgccccccaccttcaccaagctggaatcaggagcagagagggagcaatgcccgccccctgcttgcacccacttggatcaggagtggaacaggtggcagtgcccatcctccaccttcatccagctgggttcaggagcggagcaggtggcaatgcccccccgccACCCTCACCCAGCAGAGATCAGACATAACACAGGTTGCAATACCCACCCATCCTTTACctagctgtgatcaggagcagagcagagggcaatacccaccctctgccttcatgtggttgggatcaggagtggagtaggtggcaatgtccaccccctgccatccaccagctgggatcaggagcagaacaggtggaaatgcccatcccctcttcaccctgctgagatcaggagtgaagAGGGTGGCAATGCACATCCCCCACCTTCACGTAACCAGGATCAGCCATAGAGCAGGAgaaaatgcccacccacccccttcaccagcCAGAAGcagaagctgagcaggtggcaatgcttgtctcttcatccagccaggatcaagaACAAAGCAGGGGGTAATGCCTGCCCCAACTTCACCCAGGAGtgttcaggagtggagcaggtggcaatgcccgccccccttcactcagccagaatCAGGTTTAGACTAGGAGGCAGTGCTCCCTTCTTCACCTGgggggtcaggagcagagcaggtggaaatgccctcccccttcacctggctgggatcaggagtggagtaggtggcaatgcccaccccctgccttaacccagctgggctgaggagtggagcaggtggcaatccaccAGCCTTCAGatacctgggatcaggagcaaatcaGGTGCTAGTGCCCGCTCACTGCCATCACCgagctggggtcaggagcagagcaggtggcaatgccctttccctgcctttacacaactgggatcaggagtggagtaggtggaaatgccTACTCCTCGTCTTCACCCATctggggtcaggagcagagcaggtggcaatgccctttccctgcctttacacaactgagatcaggagtggagtaggtggaaatgccTACTCCTCGTCTTCACCCATctggggtcaggagcagagcaggtggcaatgccctttccctgcctttacacaactgggatcaggagtggagcaggtggaaatgcctgcccccccctcacccagctgggatcaagttcGGAGAAGGAGGGAACGCCTGCCCCCCTACAcacattcacccagccaggatcaggtgcacagCAGtctgcaatgccccccccttcacttggctgggattaGGTACAGAGAAAGTTGCCATGCCTGCCCCACCCTGCCTTCATCTAGCTGGGAAcactgatggaagaggaggagggagtgcctgcttgcccacccctttctagagcccattctccccgcccccacaatgggctttgttgctagtaaggaATAAAAGCAGGCTGTATCTTGATTGGTTTATTCAACACATCCTGGAGAAGCTACAAGCCCAAAAATATAGCAGGCAGGTTCTACAGAAAAAAAAGGGCTGGCAATTATTTTATATACCTTTACAAGATGCTTGCCCTAAATTCATGGTCAAAGCTTGCAGCATTGGGAGGATACAAGAAAAACTAAGGAGTTAGTGAGGAAAATTCCATTATGGTTAAGAAGCAGCCATTTACATAACTAGACAACTAGGGCTGTAAGGATTTTTTCTATAGTGACCATGAAGCAGAGTCATCTCTGCTATCATTTTggaacaagtcagttgaagtctcCTCAAACACACTATATACATAACACAAAATATTCTGCGTGTGGAATCCTTCTCCTACGAGGTAAAGAAGTTGTGACAAAGTACACCCCTTAATGAGGAGTACCTGAGATGTGGCTTGGCTTCTTGCATGGGTGCTGATTGTACCTTTCTCTTTGTTCCAGCAGGAGCCGTAGAGGAGACGATTGAGGAATTTCAAGGATTCTCATTGAATAAAGGCAAGAACGAAGAGTCTAAAGGAAACTTCGGGATTCTAACTCAGCCACCAAGGCAGGAGGAAAGCCATGCGGAGAAGATGAGGAATAAGCCCGTTCCTTGCCAAGCAGGGGAATTCCATGAAATCCCAGTCCGAGCAGAAAGATCACcccaaaaaagaaggaaggaagggcatgAAAATGCAAGTATGGCGTCTGGAACAACCTTCATTCAGAGCATGAATGTTATTTCCCATCTAGATGTTCCCTCAAGAGAGAAACCATATagttgcttggagtgtggaaaaggcttcagtcgGAGAGCAGTCCTTGTTTCACATCAGAGGATTCACTCAGGTAAGGAGCCATATAAATGGTCAGAGGGCAACCCAAACTTCTCTGATGTAGTCGGCTTTAGTGTACTTGTAAAGTTTCCATGAATGTACACTTCAGCATACATCAGGAAGAAGCcatggaaatgttcttaatatGGAGAGAAATTCAAGTGCAGATCAACCCTCCTTGCCTAGGTGCTAATGGAGTCTCTCTCTTTATTCCAGCAGGGGACAGTCAGGAGAATGAGGACGACGAGGATTGGCTTGAGTCATCCCAAGATAAAGCAAAGGATGAAGAGCTGGAAGGAAACTTCAGGAATCGAGATGGACCCAAGAGGCCAGAGGGAAGCCACACAGTGGAGAAGAGGGATAAACACATTCCTTGCCAAAGAGAGGATTTCTCTGAAGCAATTCCCATGCTGGAGGAAAAATCCAAGTGCTTGAAGAGTGGAATGAACTTCTCAGATCAATCTCAGTATAATATTCATTCCCAAAAGCACAATGGGAAGAAGAcccataaatgcttggagtgcggGAAGTGCTTCGAGTACACATCACATCTCATCagtcaccaaagaattcacacaggggagagaccATTTGAGTGCTCAGattgtggaaag
Proteins encoded in this window:
- the LOC129328672 gene encoding zinc finger protein 345-like isoform X1 — encoded protein: MKTEWQDMKIGEGPAGRGMAAHDLQAGSIRGFLRRRPRDHPAAEGSLSLAQWEAQWQEFLRTLESPHSGWGSPHLPAKPSPWDDAKAFLASFEQVAEACQWPQEEWVTRLRPALSGEAEQAFNSLDVRDREDYGKVKAAILRGDVLSREKQRQQFRRFCYQEAEGPRGAYSQLREMCRGWLRVEKHSKEQILELLILEQLLTVLPPEIRSWVSEGGPESCSQAVALAEEFLLRQETQVLLEEASGRVSEAGQDPCEAEQGQLTRGLKEEEDGEASPLAGAVEETIEEFQGFSLNKGKNEESKGNFGILTQPPRQEESHAEKMRNKPVPCQAGEFHEIPVRAERSPQKRRKEGHENASMASGTTFIQSMNVISHLDVPSREKPYSCLECGKGFSRRAVLVSHQRIHSAGDSQENEDDEDWLESSQDKAKDEELEGNFRNRDGPKRPEGSHTVEKRDKHIPCQREDFSEAIPMLEEKSKCLKSGMNFSDQSQYNIHSQKHNGKKTHKCLECGKCFEYTSHLISHQRIHTGERPFECSDCGKKFISNRYLLQHLRSHTGEKPSECSECGKKFFCNEALLRHLRRHRGEKPFECSDCGKKFNRSGHLQQHQRIHTGVKPFECSDCGKKFNCSGHLQQHQRIHTGVKPFECSDCGKKFNCNGHLQQHQRIHTGVKPFECSDCGKKFNRSGNLQQHQRIHTGVKPFECSDCGKKFNCSRNLQQHQRIHTGVKRFQCSDCGKKFFCNSYLLQHLRTHAGEKPFECSACGKKFFYNGDLLRHLRRHTGEKPFECSDCGKKFNRSGHLQRHQRIHTGVKPFECSDCGKKFNRSGNLQQHQRIHTGVKPFECSACGKSFNRKIHLHRHQRIHMRRNHVTAQPVTTTHLEQ
- the LOC129328672 gene encoding zinc finger protein 345-like isoform X2 — its product is MKTEWQDMKIGEGPAGRGMAAHDLQAGSIRGFLRRRPRDHPAAEGSLSLAQWEAQWQEFLRTLESPHSGWGSPHLPAKPSPWDDAKAFLASFEQVAEACQWPQEEWVTRLRPALSGEAEQAFNSLDVRDREDYGKVKAAILRGDVLSREKQRQQFRRFCYQEAEGPRGAYSQLREMCRGWLRVEKHSKEQILELLILEQLLTVLPPEIRSWVSEGGPESCSQAVALAEEFLLRQETQVLLEEASGRVSEAGQDPCEAEQGQLTRGLKEEEDGEASPLGAVEETIEEFQGFSLNKGKNEESKGNFGILTQPPRQEESHAEKMRNKPVPCQAGEFHEIPVRAERSPQKRRKEGHENASMASGTTFIQSMNVISHLDVPSREKPYSCLECGKGFSRRAVLVSHQRIHSAGDSQENEDDEDWLESSQDKAKDEELEGNFRNRDGPKRPEGSHTVEKRDKHIPCQREDFSEAIPMLEEKSKCLKSGMNFSDQSQYNIHSQKHNGKKTHKCLECGKCFEYTSHLISHQRIHTGERPFECSDCGKKFISNRYLLQHLRSHTGEKPSECSECGKKFFCNEALLRHLRRHRGEKPFECSDCGKKFNRSGHLQQHQRIHTGVKPFECSDCGKKFNCSGHLQQHQRIHTGVKPFECSDCGKKFNCNGHLQQHQRIHTGVKPFECSDCGKKFNRSGNLQQHQRIHTGVKPFECSDCGKKFNCSRNLQQHQRIHTGVKRFQCSDCGKKFFCNSYLLQHLRTHAGEKPFECSACGKKFFYNGDLLRHLRRHTGEKPFECSDCGKKFNRSGHLQRHQRIHTGVKPFECSDCGKKFNRSGNLQQHQRIHTGVKPFECSACGKSFNRKIHLHRHQRIHMRRNHVTAQPVTTTHLEQ